The genome window TAATACAACATCGAAGGCTCGGGTAATGCATCTCTCAACCTGTGGCAGGATTGGCGAAGAATATTCAAGTCGTATATATATAACGGACTGCCGTATTTCGACCGCAACTCTCCATAGTCCAAACGCTTCACTCCTTTTCCAGGTCTGTTTTCAGCTTGTTTTTATCAATTTTACCGTTCGAAGTTAAAGGTAACTGGTCTGTAACATAGATGTGTGCTGGCATCTTGTAATCTTCCAGCCGCATTCGTAATTCGTCGAGAAGGCTATCCGCAGTCCGTGTAGAACTCACCGCAAGAATAGGCACAGCAGTGTCTCCGGTCAGTATCAGCGCGGCTTGTTCGACGCCATCGATGTCGACTGCTGCCAGTTCGATCTCCGTAGGACTTACACGAAAGCCGTTTTGCTTGTACATATCATCCTTGCGAGCGTAGAAATACAAGAAACCTTCATCGTCCATCCAGAAGTAGTCCCCTGTGTGCAAGCTCCGCTCAGGAGAAGCCATATTTCGAAAAACGTGCTGTGTTCGTTGCGGATCATTCCAGTAACCCATCATGACATGAGGACCATGCACAACCAATTCGCCAACCTTATTTGGTGGCAGTTGCAATCCTCTCTCATCGATTATGGTGCAACTTGTACCCGGAAGAGATGTTCCGACAGAACCCGGTTTATCAGCGAGAAATTCCGGCTGAAGGATGGAGACCCGTTTACACTCCGTCAGTCCGTACATCAGATGTAGCCGGGCATTCGGGAAAAATGTTTTGAATTCGTTTACATAAGTTTGAGGAAGTGCAGCTCCTGTATTGGTAATAAAACGAATCTCCGGTAATTGCGTCATCTGTCTGCGCATAAGTTTGATCAGCGCTTCTCCCATGCTAGGTACAATTGGTAACCCGGTAATCCCCCATTCCCTTATTTTATGAATGAGCGCCGGGCCCACATCAGATCGCTGACCCAAGGCTATCGTTGCATTTTGATTAAATGCTAAAAAAACCTGATACATCCCGTAATCAAAAGACAATGGAAGAAAATTGCCGATTACGTCGTCTGCTTCTATTTTCAGGCAAGACTGAATGCTCTCCAGTACAAATAGCATGCTAGAGTGGTGTGACACCACGGCCTTCGGCCGGCCTGTACTTCCCGATGTATACAACAGGCAGGCAACTTCATTACCTGAGCGATCTTCGTAATCGGGGTCACTTAATCTGCTATGCTCCACTGCATTTGTGGTCACGTCATTTTCTGATATGACCTTAATCCCTATATAGGATGACATCGCCAACTTTTCAACAAAAGCATCGGTCGTCAGCAGATAGGAAGCTTGCGAATCTTTAACAATGTAGTCCAACTGATACCTTGTTGTACTCTCATGCAAGAGGATATAAGTTGCTCCAAGCCTGGAGGCAGCAAAAATGGATGAGACGAGAAATTTGCCATGAGGCAAAAGCAGTATGATTCGCTCGCCAGTTTTTACACCGCAGGTTTGCAAATAAGTGGATATACGATCCCTCTCCTGAGTTAGTTGACTATAAGTAAAATGGCCTTCGTCTGTGATCAAAGCTGTTTTATGCGGATATCGTTGTTCTGAATGATCTAACAACTCACATAATCGTTTCAATTCAGACCCTCATTCCATGAATTCGCAGTGTTTATTTTGCACGATTTCTGTGATACATTCATCGCATAAATTGTCGTTAACATGTTGTTTGATGAATATAATTCAATTATAGAGCCTTGAACATAAGTCGCTGTCCATATTTTCCCCAGCTATTTCTTACGCAGAAGATACCATACCTGAGATTCTCCACTCTATCTGCTCCACTGTAGCAAAACATTCATACAACAGGTCCTCGTCGCGGAAAACAATCTCAAACTCCTCTTCTAGTGAAACAATTAGTGAAATATATTTTATTGAGTTAAACCCGAGATTCTCTAATCGCTCATCCAGAGGAATGTCCAAGTGATATCCAAGTATATTGTGAATAATCTGAATGATTTTTCCTTCAATCATCGAGTTAGATACTTGTTCCATCACTGATTCCCTCCCCTGTCTTATTGCACAGATGTTTACGATATTCACTTGGAGAGCGCCCGTAATATTTTTTATAGTACCCGGAGAACTGTGAACTAGAGATATAACCGACAGACTTCGTAATTTCATTGATCGTCAGATCGGTATGCTTAAGCAGTTCGCGTCCTTTTTGTACTCTAATTTTCTGAAGAGATTTAATGGGTGAACAACCGAACACTTTCTTGTATGTGTTACTTAAATAGACCGGATTACAGCTGATTCGTGCGGCCATGTCTTCAAGGGTAAGCGGCTCCGAATATTGACTTCGTATCATGCGATGAACGATAATTAATCGGTTGTCAATCTTACCTTTCAAATTATCGGTGCTCTGGTTCATCACCCGGTACATATTGAAAAATCGTGTGAATTCAAGGGATAGTTGTTTGCTGTACTCAGGTTTGAAAGTGCTCTGTCCGAACATCTCTAAAACGCGTTTTACAAACAACTTGACTCCGTCGTCTTGTCTGGATAATACCATTGGAAAACCAAAGCGCATTTTAGTCATGTTTTCCAAGGTCAGAACGCTGATTACGACAGGTACTGACAATCGGTTTAACAGGATGAGATCGTTGCCCACCAACAAGTCCCTGGAGGAAATATAGTACGAGGTGTCACGATACCTCGTTTCAAAAGACTGTTCGGTAAACGCTACCAAAATTCTATTTGGCTCCGTACATACTGTTTCAGAATAGCCGGGAGCCATGATCATTTTGGGCATCATACTGTACAAATTCCATGTCATCAAAAGTCGCCCCCATTTGAAGAAATTGGAATGTTTTATTAAATTTTAGTTGATTCCTAGACTTAAATCAACAATATTATACATAAATGTGAAATTGATCATAATCTGTAGAAATAAATAAGTGAGGTTGTCGAGGTAGGTTTACTACTAAAATATGCAAAAAAATTATGTAGGTAGACTCTAACTTTTGGACGTAAAGGTGACTGGCTAGCAATCTTTGGTCAAAATCTTCTTAAGGACGTTCCCATGGAATTCATACATATTACCACAAACAGCAACAGTGGATCCAATACGAACCAATTCATTCATTCCATCTGATAGAGCGCTCTCAATTAGTATGAGTCTGATTCCATAGAATTGTTCTAAATAAAGGTACCCATACACTAAACACTGCTTTTATACGTGTTCAGTGTATGGGTACCCGATTACAATGCTTGATGGCTTGAAAACTCTTTTCTTAGATGGCATGGATTTATTTTAACTTAACGTCCTATCAGGACCCATCCCCACTTCATCCGGCGCAATCCCATCGCGCAGATCCATGAGATCAGGAGAGCAACAACATAAGATAGGATGATACCCACGCTGAAGTGCCGAGCCAGGTCATCTGAGAATTCACGTCTCCAGAAGAGCAGTACGAGGGGATGCATTAAAAACACACCGAACGCAACTGTACCCAAGGAATCCAGAACATGCGTAGCTTTACGAACTTCAGTATGTTTTCCTGCGCCCAACCGTTCACTAAAGATCAGCAGGAGCAAGCAGGCTGACAACGTAAACAGATTGCGGAACAGGAACAACACGGTATAGGTTACCACCGGGTATGCAGGAAAAGCGGTTTTGATATAAGCATTACCATATATAAAAATGGCACCTCCGCTCAATAACGCAACTATAAGTGCATAACGGTGAGTATACAGTTTCTTCAATGCCCACTCAAAGTTGAGCCCAACCCATGCGCCAAAACCAAT of Paenibacillus sp. FSL R5-0517 contains these proteins:
- a CDS encoding AMP-binding protein, with the protein product MKRLCELLDHSEQRYPHKTALITDEGHFTYSQLTQERDRISTYLQTCGVKTGERIILLLPHGKFLVSSIFAASRLGATYILLHESTTRYQLDYIVKDSQASYLLTTDAFVEKLAMSSYIGIKVISENDVTTNAVEHSRLSDPDYEDRSGNEVACLLYTSGSTGRPKAVVSHHSSMLFVLESIQSCLKIEADDVIGNFLPLSFDYGMYQVFLAFNQNATIALGQRSDVGPALIHKIREWGITGLPIVPSMGEALIKLMRRQMTQLPEIRFITNTGAALPQTYVNEFKTFFPNARLHLMYGLTECKRVSILQPEFLADKPGSVGTSLPGTSCTIIDERGLQLPPNKVGELVVHGPHVMMGYWNDPQRTQHVFRNMASPERSLHTGDYFWMDDEGFLYFYARKDDMYKQNGFRVSPTEIELAAVDIDGVEQAALILTGDTAVPILAVSSTRTADSLLDELRMRLEDYKMPAHIYVTDQLPLTSNGKIDKNKLKTDLEKE
- a CDS encoding AraC family transcriptional regulator gives rise to the protein MTWNLYSMMPKMIMAPGYSETVCTEPNRILVAFTEQSFETRYRDTSYYISSRDLLVGNDLILLNRLSVPVVISVLTLENMTKMRFGFPMVLSRQDDGVKLFVKRVLEMFGQSTFKPEYSKQLSLEFTRFFNMYRVMNQSTDNLKGKIDNRLIIVHRMIRSQYSEPLTLEDMAARISCNPVYLSNTYKKVFGCSPIKSLQKIRVQKGRELLKHTDLTINEITKSVGYISSSQFSGYYKKYYGRSPSEYRKHLCNKTGEGISDGTSI
- a CDS encoding acyl carrier protein; translated protein: MEQVSNSMIEGKIIQIIHNILGYHLDIPLDERLENLGFNSIKYISLIVSLEEEFEIVFRDEDLLYECFATVEQIEWRISGMVSSA